One part of the Bacilli bacterium PM5-9 genome encodes these proteins:
- a CDS encoding hypothetical protein (product_source=Hypo-rule applied; pfam=PF10592; superfamily=52980,69360), whose product MQEFQDEIIKLIEEEKHINQNTYNESLFDYYTKALEENDELIGECSYLHYEANLNSNQKCKIDGYSYNEIDGELILFATYSATNYGNNTLDKGQADKIFKNIKNFFVHADIIVENGEESSEGYNLAHLILNRKKSENEYLYSLEKIRMIILTEKEIVKSLQKIEVTEYGGLVIQKQIFDINSIKNLINSKSGKVDLTIKIDDEFGEIRAMKANETNEYESYLCIVSGLLLAKLYNKYGSKLIEGNVRSFLQTKGKVNKGLRATILNEPEKFFAYNNGLTVTCKNFTISEGKITSFTNLQIVNGGQTTASLANCLISDKAEVQLGKVYVPMKLNVVSSDDISDELIPEISRYANTQNKVSDVDLASNHPFHRRIEDFSRRITAPTKIGYSFATKWYYERANGQYAQETYKMTKSKKEKFYDINPKNQMFKKADFAKYFNIMSLKPHIASKGGVSAFREFTTWILKTWEKNDNKINEKFFKDNIANIILFKEIDIIVKNADWYNGYKANINAYTLSYLYWYCNEKLNSEINLSKIWLDQGIDNELKFNLKKLTKKIYFHLIDENRVVENVTEWAKKEMCWNKCKEKNLIDWDFNIDNILVSKEELKYEKKNAVKEQKIENQLNELATVYNYLEEDEKFYMDLYDFISDKNEYSDKEKDIIMIVAKSKAILSDKQAKTALQVIDKARLDAWNK is encoded by the coding sequence ATGCAAGAATTTCAAGATGAAATAATAAAATTAATTGAAGAAGAAAAGCATATTAATCAAAATACATATAATGAAAGTCTTTTTGATTATTATACTAAAGCTCTTGAAGAAAATGATGAATTAATCGGAGAGTGTAGCTACTTACATTACGAGGCAAATTTAAATAGTAATCAAAAGTGTAAAATTGACGGTTATTCGTATAATGAGATTGATGGAGAACTTATATTATTTGCTACTTATTCAGCAACAAATTATGGGAATAACACATTGGACAAAGGTCAAGCTGACAAAATTTTTAAAAATATTAAAAACTTTTTTGTACATGCTGACATTATAGTGGAAAATGGCGAAGAAAGTTCTGAAGGGTATAATTTAGCTCATTTAATATTAAATAGAAAAAAATCTGAAAATGAATATTTATATAGTTTAGAAAAAATTAGAATGATAATTTTAACCGAAAAAGAAATTGTGAAAAGCTTACAGAAAATAGAAGTAACTGAATATGGTGGGTTAGTAATACAAAAACAAATATTTGATATTAATAGTATTAAAAACTTAATTAATAGTAAGAGTGGAAAAGTCGATTTAACTATAAAAATTGATGATGAATTTGGGGAAATAAGAGCAATGAAGGCAAACGAAACAAACGAATATGAAAGTTACCTTTGTATTGTTAGTGGACTTCTACTAGCAAAATTATATAATAAATATGGTAGTAAACTTATTGAAGGAAATGTTAGATCTTTTTTACAAACTAAAGGAAAGGTAAACAAAGGACTGAGAGCTACAATATTAAATGAACCAGAAAAGTTTTTTGCATATAATAATGGACTGACAGTAACTTGTAAGAATTTCACGATTAGTGAGGGCAAAATAACTTCATTTACTAATTTGCAAATTGTTAATGGTGGACAAACTACAGCATCACTAGCAAACTGTTTGATAAGTGATAAAGCAGAAGTTCAATTAGGCAAAGTATATGTGCCAATGAAGTTGAATGTGGTTTCTAGTGATGATATTTCGGATGAATTAATACCAGAAATATCTAGATATGCTAATACTCAAAATAAGGTTAGCGATGTGGATTTAGCAAGTAATCATCCATTTCATAGAAGAATTGAAGATTTTTCAAGAAGGATTACTGCTCCAACAAAAATTGGGTATTCTTTTGCAACAAAATGGTATTACGAGAGAGCAAATGGCCAATATGCACAAGAAACTTATAAAATGACTAAATCAAAAAAAGAAAAATTTTATGATATAAATCCAAAAAATCAAATGTTTAAAAAAGCAGATTTTGCAAAATATTTTAATATAATGTCTTTAAAACCACATATTGCTTCAAAGGGAGGAGTAAGTGCTTTTAGGGAGTTTACCACTTGGATTTTGAAGACTTGGGAAAAAAATGACAATAAAATAAATGAAAAATTTTTCAAAGATAATATAGCAAATATAATATTATTTAAAGAAATAGATATAATTGTAAAAAATGCAGATTGGTATAATGGATACAAAGCAAACATAAATGCATATACATTAAGCTATTTATATTGGTATTGTAATGAAAAATTAAATTCGGAAATTAATTTAAGCAAAATTTGGCTAGATCAAGGCATTGATAATGAATTAAAATTTAACTTGAAAAAACTTACGAAAAAAATATATTTTCATTTAATTGATGAAAATAGAGTTGTTGAAAATGTAACCGAATGGGCGAAAAAGGAAATGTGTTGGAATAAGTGTAAAGAAAAAAATCTTATTGATTGGGATTTTAATATTGACAATATTTTGGTTAGCAAAGAAGAATTAAAATATGAGAAGAAAAATGCTGTAAAAGAACAAAAAATAGAAAATCAATTGAATGAACTTGCGACAGTATATAATTATCTAGAAGAAGATGAAAAATTCTATATGGATCTATATGATTTTATAAGTGATAAGAATGAATATAGTGATAAAGAAAAAGATATAATTATGATAGTTGCTAAAAGCAAAGCTATTTTAAGTGATAAACAAGCAAAAACTGCATTACAAGTAATTGATAAGGCAAGATTGGATGCGTGGAATAAATAG
- a CDS encoding DNA (cytosine-5)-methyltransferase 1 (product_source=KO:K00558; cath_funfam=3.40.50.150; cog=COG0270; ko=KO:K00558; pfam=PF00145; superfamily=53335; tigrfam=TIGR00675): protein MLKVIETFSGIGAQAKALNNLECEYEIVFTADWDITAIIAYDLIHNGEQKLGQYEKMSKENLLKKISSYSFSLNGKDLASKSSINRLSVEILKRLNVAIDRTKNLVNVQDISGATLPNDIDVLTYSFPCQDLSNAGSWHGNTGGINRDAKNRSSMLWEIERILLERYNNKLELPRFLLMENVRSIKSKKHIDNFKEWQESLEGIGYYNKIYSLNSKDFGIPQNRERMFMVSFYVGNNCELKNKIKSYLDKNNLKNLKCEMHHMKDFLKTDYRNTQYLNEAILSNPNDTPSRKKIFENNILIYDEQKYCDLVATLTTKQDRHPNSGVITFKGKKGKSQFRYLTPREAFLLMGFQEKDYQVLIDNNFSHRKNSMFFSLEKLHRLAGNSIVVNILEEVFKQIIYVKKNIYEIND, encoded by the coding sequence ATGTTGAAGGTTATAGAAACATTTAGTGGGATAGGAGCTCAAGCAAAAGCATTGAATAATTTAGAATGTGAATATGAAATCGTTTTTACAGCAGATTGGGATATTACTGCTATTATTGCATACGATTTAATACATAATGGTGAGCAAAAATTGGGCCAATATGAAAAAATGAGTAAAGAAAATTTGTTGAAGAAAATATCAAGTTATTCCTTTAGTTTAAACGGAAAGGATTTAGCATCTAAAAGCTCAATTAATAGATTAAGTGTAGAAATATTAAAAAGGTTAAATGTTGCAATTGATAGAACAAAAAACTTGGTAAATGTTCAAGATATTAGTGGAGCAACTCTTCCAAATGATATAGATGTTTTGACCTATTCATTTCCATGTCAGGACCTTTCAAATGCTGGGTCATGGCATGGAAATACCGGAGGTATAAATAGAGATGCAAAAAATCGTTCTAGTATGCTTTGGGAAATAGAAAGGATATTATTAGAAAGATATAATAATAAACTTGAGTTACCAAGATTCTTATTGATGGAAAATGTTAGAAGTATAAAATCAAAAAAACATATTGATAACTTTAAAGAGTGGCAGGAATCATTAGAGGGAATAGGATATTATAACAAAATCTATTCGCTAAACTCTAAAGATTTTGGCATTCCACAAAATAGAGAGCGTATGTTTATGGTAAGTTTTTATGTAGGAAATAATTGTGAGTTAAAAAATAAAATAAAATCTTATTTAGATAAAAACAACTTAAAAAATTTAAAGTGTGAAATGCATCATATGAAAGATTTTTTAAAAACTGATTATAGAAATACTCAATATTTAAATGAAGCTATTTTAAGTAATCCAAATGATACTCCTTCGAGGAAGAAAATATTTGAAAATAATATATTGATTTATGATGAACAAAAATATTGTGATCTCGTTGCGACTTTAACAACTAAGCAAGACAGGCATCCTAATTCAGGTGTAATAACTTTTAAGGGAAAAAAGGGTAAAAGTCAGTTTAGATATTTAACACCAAGAGAAGCATTTTTACTAATGGGATTTCAAGAAAAGGATTATCAAGTTTTAATAGATAATAATTTTTCACATAGAAAAAATTCAATGTTTTTTTCATTAGAAAAATTGCATAGGCTAGCAGGTAATAGTATAGTGGTAAATATATTAGAAGAAGTATTTAAACAAATTATTTATGTTAAAAAAAATATTTACGAAATTAATGATTAA
- a CDS encoding hypothetical protein (product_source=Hypo-rule applied; pfam=PF14390; superfamily=47986): protein MKDRFKKNTNINNIEVFDGYDNMGYDSMCIIFKNEPNLNLNTEKIFTKIIYKSNEYRLFISLNDNNKDLKEIFDILKHDLLKKIENLNKEDEIINELAIRFNYWSELLIARNAKKMDENKIQGILGELFFINEYLIDTYGSVNAIKGWVGPSKSNQDFIFSDNIFEVKTVLDKTKTITISNKNQLSIFMNLIVITFCKSGELSKSSFNLSKMIMSISDKINDNEIKNMFYIKLAELGILKGQEYIYDDNSYEFLEINKYFISEDFPFIDHKCIPFAVSNYKYDLLLSEIDKYKSRCK, encoded by the coding sequence ATGAAGGATCGATTTAAAAAAAATACAAATATAAATAATATTGAGGTTTTTGATGGCTATGATAATATGGGATATGATTCAATGTGTATAATATTTAAGAATGAACCTAACTTAAATTTAAATACAGAAAAAATTTTCACAAAAATAATTTACAAATCTAATGAATATAGATTATTTATTTCGTTAAATGACAATAATAAAGATTTAAAGGAAATATTTGATATCTTAAAGCATGACCTTTTAAAAAAAATTGAGAATTTGAATAAAGAAGATGAAATTATAAATGAATTAGCAATTAGGTTTAATTATTGGTCAGAATTACTAATAGCTAGAAATGCAAAAAAAATGGATGAAAATAAAATTCAAGGAATTCTGGGCGAATTATTTTTTATAAATGAATACTTAATTGATACATATGGCTCAGTAAATGCGATTAAGGGATGGGTTGGTCCATCTAAGAGTAATCAAGATTTTATTTTCTCAGATAATATTTTTGAAGTAAAAACAGTACTTGATAAAACAAAGACAATTACAATATCAAATAAGAATCAACTTAGCATATTTATGAATTTAATTGTAATTACTTTTTGCAAATCTGGAGAATTATCAAAGAGTAGTTTTAATTTATCAAAGATGATTATGTCAATTAGTGATAAAATTAACGATAATGAGATAAAAAATATGTTTTATATAAAATTAGCAGAGTTAGGAATTCTGAAAGGTCAAGAATATATTTATGACGATAATAGTTATGAGTTTTTGGAGATTAATAAGTATTTTATTAGCGAGGATTTTCCATTTATTGATCATAAATGTATTCCTTTTGCTGTGAGCAATTACAAATATGATTTATTATTAAGTGAAATTGATAAATATAAAAGTAGGTGTAAATAA
- a CDS encoding putative glyoxalase superfamily protein PhnB (product_source=COG2764; cog=COG2764; pfam=PF04851,PF10593; superfamily=48445,52540): MNINYDLVDESFPFAKSYIEYKFPYSTPTKEDIIKNLDDIKPHLKLNSLEFNSLKEKIIANQTIRLDEGGSVILHDKSKPWYMSVRAERGTNRYDAYENFLIHEYKYPKKVVTKIGDTADKIMDKIGDPQIQGKFNKKGLVIGDVQSGKTSNFIALVNKAIDSGYNLIVVATGTIERLRKQTQERVELGLGITTTGKNTSKNYRDSEKDLAVHFITNIESDFKLKNANLSEINDKISQVAIIKKNKNTLDNLRKWLQKHNGKNIDKAILFIDDEADNASINTKNADSPTTINQGIRAILDMFIRSSYVGFTATPYANILIDPKIGNDLFPSDFITILDTPSNYIGPNKIFGENGEYSDIIQLNNDCGKVIKSKMRSYDKEIINIKDYMDYNDDIPMSLKEAIVVFLLQNAIRDIRGDKKSHRSMLINVSHLNEIQERVLEYVKEYLYELKRTIKNYSLVNDNIEMKKIEKVFDEKFKENKEIKLDFSDVKKVLYKSVDPIIVEVINSKNSNFRYDEYEEYGARIIAIGGFALSRGLTLEGLSTSYIHRNTAIYDTCMQMGRWFGYRTGYSDLIYLYLPQESVDWYKDILEATNDLKRQIRSMRNEHKSPRDFGLYIKNASLNANEINLIVTARNKMKNSIKENVQISISGEVKETRKLNLNTVDENREIVENWILDNFECYEKNDLKKKGLVMKNVAKEKIQTLLNDYNFGIGNKINSMVIEKTLERYELYDVAIATGESKKISFGGLEINPRLRSFFIKDEEDLLIFKNSRLGSIDDGKYGLTNEEYEEIERKVIKFDSQKSYFDNNIRKNPLIVIYPINLNLSGKNISECDKEYYNENKERLFIGISLGVPLIDGKETVSYSIQMNKILFEQYGIDGDIDIDEFEEDFN; the protein is encoded by the coding sequence ATGAATATAAATTATGATTTAGTCGATGAAAGTTTTCCGTTTGCAAAAAGTTATATTGAATATAAATTTCCATATAGTACACCAACAAAAGAAGATATTATTAAAAATTTAGATGATATAAAACCACATCTAAAATTGAATTCGTTAGAGTTTAATAGTTTAAAAGAAAAAATAATTGCAAATCAAACAATAAGGTTAGATGAAGGTGGAAGCGTAATTTTGCATGATAAAAGTAAACCATGGTATATGTCTGTAAGAGCTGAACGTGGCACAAATAGATATGATGCATATGAAAACTTTTTAATACATGAGTACAAATATCCTAAAAAAGTAGTAACTAAAATAGGAGATACAGCAGATAAAATAATGGATAAAATAGGAGATCCACAAATTCAAGGAAAATTTAATAAAAAGGGATTAGTTATAGGAGATGTACAAAGTGGTAAAACAAGTAATTTTATTGCATTAGTTAATAAAGCAATAGACTCTGGATATAATTTAATCGTTGTTGCAACAGGAACAATAGAGCGATTAAGAAAACAAACTCAAGAAAGAGTGGAATTAGGATTAGGAATAACTACAACAGGTAAAAACACAAGTAAAAATTACAGAGATAGCGAAAAAGATTTGGCTGTTCATTTCATTACAAATATAGAAAGCGATTTCAAATTAAAAAATGCAAACCTTAGCGAAATAAATGATAAAATATCACAAGTTGCAATAATTAAAAAAAACAAAAACACTTTAGATAATCTAAGAAAATGGCTGCAAAAACATAATGGAAAAAATATTGATAAAGCAATATTATTTATTGATGATGAAGCTGATAATGCATCAATTAACACTAAAAATGCAGACAGTCCGACAACTATAAACCAAGGAATTAGAGCGATTCTTGATATGTTTATTAGATCTAGTTATGTTGGATTTACAGCAACACCTTATGCAAATATCTTGATCGATCCAAAAATTGGAAATGATTTATTCCCAAGTGACTTTATTACAATATTAGATACACCAAGTAATTATATTGGCCCTAATAAAATATTTGGTGAGAATGGAGAGTATAGTGATATTATTCAACTGAATAACGATTGTGGAAAAGTAATAAAGTCAAAAATGAGAAGTTATGATAAAGAGATTATAAATATAAAAGATTACATGGACTACAATGATGACATTCCAATGTCACTAAAAGAGGCAATTGTTGTTTTTTTACTACAAAATGCAATAAGAGATATTAGAGGTGATAAAAAAAGCCATAGATCAATGTTGATAAATGTATCACACTTAAATGAAATTCAAGAAAGAGTGTTGGAATATGTCAAAGAATATTTGTATGAATTAAAAAGAACAATAAAAAATTATTCATTAGTTAATGATAATATTGAAATGAAAAAAATTGAAAAAGTTTTTGATGAAAAATTTAAAGAAAATAAGGAAATAAAGCTTGATTTTTCTGATGTTAAAAAAGTATTATATAAATCAGTCGACCCAATTATTGTGGAAGTTATTAATTCAAAAAACAGCAATTTTAGATATGATGAATATGAAGAATATGGAGCAAGAATAATTGCAATAGGTGGTTTTGCATTAAGTAGAGGATTAACTCTTGAAGGTTTGTCAACTAGTTATATACATAGAAATACTGCAATATACGATACTTGTATGCAAATGGGAAGATGGTTTGGTTATAGAACAGGATATAGCGATTTGATCTATCTATACTTGCCTCAAGAATCTGTGGATTGGTATAAAGATATATTAGAGGCAACGAATGACTTAAAAAGACAAATTAGAAGTATGAGAAATGAGCATAAAAGCCCAAGAGATTTTGGCTTGTATATTAAAAATGCATCATTAAATGCAAATGAGATTAATTTAATTGTTACTGCAAGAAATAAAATGAAAAACTCAATTAAAGAAAATGTACAAATTTCTATCTCAGGAGAAGTAAAAGAAACTAGAAAATTAAATTTAAATACAGTTGATGAGAATAGAGAAATTGTTGAAAATTGGATTCTTGATAATTTTGAGTGTTATGAAAAAAATGATTTAAAGAAAAAAGGTTTGGTTATGAAAAATGTTGCAAAAGAAAAAATTCAGACTCTTCTAAATGATTATAATTTTGGTATTGGAAATAAGATAAATAGTATGGTAATAGAAAAAACTTTAGAAAGATATGAGTTATATGATGTTGCAATTGCAACAGGAGAATCAAAAAAAATTAGTTTCGGCGGATTAGAAATAAATCCTAGATTAAGAAGCTTCTTTATTAAAGATGAAGAAGACTTATTAATATTTAAAAACTCAAGACTTGGAAGTATAGATGATGGAAAATACGGTTTGACAAATGAAGAATATGAAGAAATAGAAAGAAAAGTAATAAAATTTGATTCTCAAAAAAGTTATTTTGATAATAATATTAGAAAAAACCCATTAATAGTTATTTATCCAATTAATTTAAATTTGAGTGGTAAAAATATAAGTGAATGTGATAAAGAATACTACAATGAAAATAAAGAGAGACTTTTTATTGGTATTTCATTAGGAGTTCCATTAATTGATGGAAAAGAAACTGTTAGCTATAGTATACAAATGAATAAAATATTATTTGAACAGTATGGCATAGATGGAGATATTGATATTGATGAGTTCGAGGAGGATTTTAATTAG